One stretch of Streptomyces agglomeratus DNA includes these proteins:
- a CDS encoding HpcH/HpaI aldolase/citrate lyase family protein: MTTPTPAVNRLRPRRSCLAVPGSNPRFLEKAQGLPADQVFLDLEDACAPLAKPEARHTIVKFLNEGDWTGKTRAVRVNDWTTEWTYRDVVTVVEGAGQNLDCIMLPKVQDAQQVVALDLLLTQIEKTMGFEVGKIGIEAQIENAKGLVNVDAIAAASQRVETIIFGPADFMASINMKSLVVGEQPPGYPADAYHYILMRILMAARTHDLQAIDGPYLQIRNQEGYRAVAQRAAALGFDGKWVLHPDQVAAANEIFSPSQEDFDHAELILDAYDYYTSEAGGKKGSAMLGDEMIDEASRKMALVISGKGRAAGMRRTSKFEAPEA, from the coding sequence ATGACCACGCCCACGCCTGCCGTCAACCGGCTGCGCCCGCGCCGCTCCTGCCTCGCCGTACCCGGCTCGAACCCGCGCTTCCTGGAGAAGGCCCAGGGCCTGCCGGCCGACCAGGTCTTCCTGGACCTGGAGGACGCCTGCGCGCCGCTCGCCAAGCCCGAGGCCCGGCACACCATCGTGAAGTTCCTCAACGAGGGTGACTGGACGGGCAAGACCAGGGCCGTGCGCGTCAACGACTGGACCACCGAGTGGACGTACCGCGATGTCGTCACGGTGGTCGAGGGCGCGGGCCAGAACCTCGACTGCATCATGCTGCCGAAGGTCCAGGACGCGCAGCAGGTCGTGGCGCTGGACCTGCTGCTGACGCAGATCGAGAAGACGATGGGCTTCGAGGTCGGCAAGATCGGCATCGAGGCGCAGATCGAGAACGCCAAGGGCCTGGTCAACGTCGACGCGATCGCGGCCGCCTCGCAGCGCGTCGAGACGATCATCTTCGGCCCGGCCGACTTCATGGCGTCGATCAACATGAAGTCGCTGGTCGTGGGCGAGCAGCCGCCCGGCTACCCGGCGGACGCCTACCACTACATCCTGATGCGCATCCTGATGGCGGCCCGTACGCACGACCTCCAGGCCATCGACGGCCCCTACCTCCAGATCCGCAACCAGGAGGGCTACCGCGCGGTCGCGCAGCGGGCCGCCGCCCTCGGCTTCGACGGCAAGTGGGTGCTGCACCCGGACCAGGTCGCCGCCGCGAACGAGATCTTCTCGCCGTCCCAGGAGGACTTCGACCACGCCGAGCTGATCCTGGACGCGTACGACTACTACACCTCCGAGGCGGGCGGCAAGAAGGGCTCCGCGATGCTCGGTGACGAGATGATCGACGAGGCGAGCCGCAAGATGGCGCTGGTGATCTCCGGCAAGGGACGCGCGGCCGGCATGCGGCGCACCTCGAAGTTCGAAGCTCCGGAGGCCTGA
- a CDS encoding ABC transporter substrate-binding protein codes for MTTRHQVTRTTAAALAALLALTAAGCSSKAKDSGKSEGKPDAGGVKTGQGVTDKTIKLGVLTDMTGVYASLGKSVTQAQQLYVKQTNADGGICGRKIELMVRDHGYDPQKAVSGYTELSPQVLGFAQFIGSPFVAAVKQRVDGQDKGLVIPQAWSASLLGSPYIRVIGNTYDVETINAVDFLLKDKGLKKGDKIGHVYFEGDYGENALAGAKYAAEKAGLTVVEQKIKPTDNDMTAQVAALKKAGVKGVVISAGPRQAASFVGVAAAVKLQAPVIGNNSAFSPQLLATQAGPALTKNYYVASPTQPIGTDSADAKKLVAAYKAAYPSAALDNGVVAGWTAASVFGEALKKACTSKDLTREGVGKALLTINAYDSGFGTTHDFTDPKAPSSRETVILRPDKNATGGMKVVREAKMSQAAESFTVGG; via the coding sequence ATGACCACCCGTCATCAGGTCACCAGAACCACCGCCGCCGCCCTCGCGGCCCTGCTCGCGCTCACGGCGGCCGGATGCAGCTCCAAGGCCAAGGACAGCGGCAAGAGCGAAGGCAAGCCGGACGCCGGCGGCGTCAAGACCGGCCAGGGCGTCACAGACAAGACGATCAAGCTCGGCGTGCTGACCGACATGACCGGTGTCTACGCGTCGCTCGGCAAGAGCGTCACCCAGGCCCAGCAGCTGTACGTGAAGCAGACCAACGCCGACGGCGGCATCTGCGGCCGGAAGATCGAACTGATGGTGCGCGACCACGGCTACGACCCGCAGAAGGCAGTCTCCGGCTACACCGAGCTGTCGCCGCAGGTCCTCGGCTTCGCCCAGTTCATCGGCTCGCCGTTCGTCGCGGCCGTCAAGCAGCGCGTCGACGGCCAGGACAAGGGCCTCGTGATCCCGCAGGCGTGGTCCGCGTCCCTGCTGGGCAGCCCGTACATCCGCGTCATAGGCAACACGTACGACGTGGAGACGATCAACGCCGTCGACTTCCTGCTGAAGGACAAGGGCCTCAAGAAGGGCGACAAGATCGGCCACGTGTACTTCGAGGGCGACTACGGCGAGAACGCCCTGGCCGGAGCCAAGTACGCCGCGGAGAAGGCCGGGCTCACGGTCGTCGAGCAGAAGATCAAGCCGACCGACAACGACATGACCGCGCAGGTCGCCGCGCTCAAGAAGGCCGGGGTCAAGGGCGTCGTCATCAGTGCGGGACCGCGCCAGGCGGCCTCGTTCGTCGGTGTCGCGGCGGCGGTCAAGCTCCAGGCGCCGGTCATCGGCAACAACTCGGCGTTCTCGCCGCAGCTGCTCGCCACCCAGGCCGGACCCGCGCTGACGAAGAACTACTACGTGGCCTCGCCCACGCAGCCCATCGGCACGGACTCGGCCGACGCGAAGAAGCTCGTCGCCGCCTACAAGGCGGCGTACCCCTCCGCGGCGCTCGACAACGGCGTGGTGGCCGGCTGGACGGCCGCCTCGGTCTTCGGTGAGGCGCTGAAGAAGGCGTGTACGTCGAAGGACCTGACGCGGGAGGGCGTCGGCAAGGCCCTGCTGACCATCAACGCGTACGACTCGGGCTTCGGCACCACGCACGACTTCACCGACCCGAAGGCGCCGTCCTCGCGCGAGACGGTCATCCTGCGGCCGGACAAGAACGCCACCGGCGGCATGAAGGTGGTGCGCGAGGCGAAGATGTCGCAGGCCGCCGAGAGCTTCACCGTGGGCGGCTGA
- the pssA gene encoding CDP-diacylglycerol--serine O-phosphatidyltransferase produces the protein MPEAEEETDAEDMPLSLRLSIADTLTLGNATCGFMAVYFTTTGILIPHLQGSQETGMARHSAATAVILMLLAAIFDLCDGLVARKLRSSPMGAELDNLSDLISFGLAPAYFVLVYGMVADDAHQRVSALAAIVVLLAVVLRLARFSCVTLKDGMFQGMPSPFGALTVVSIVLLELPFIPTLLAIIGVAWLMVSRVEYPKPRGVLAVAMLAWIVGAMGLLAAWAFDAPGGQVLLATGCALQVVMGAVIPLFATARRVNTFRDNRREARAAQLP, from the coding sequence GTGCCCGAGGCCGAGGAAGAGACCGACGCCGAGGACATGCCGCTCTCTCTGCGGCTGTCAATAGCGGACACGCTCACCCTCGGCAACGCGACGTGCGGATTCATGGCGGTGTACTTCACCACCACCGGAATCCTCATCCCGCACCTCCAGGGCAGCCAGGAGACCGGCATGGCGCGGCACAGCGCCGCGACCGCCGTGATCCTGATGCTCCTCGCGGCGATCTTCGACCTCTGCGACGGGCTGGTGGCGCGCAAGCTCCGCAGCTCGCCCATGGGCGCGGAGCTGGACAACCTCTCCGACCTGATCAGCTTCGGCCTCGCCCCGGCCTACTTCGTGCTCGTGTACGGAATGGTCGCGGACGACGCCCACCAGCGGGTTTCCGCGCTGGCGGCGATCGTGGTCCTGCTGGCGGTGGTCCTGCGACTCGCCAGATTCTCCTGTGTGACGCTGAAGGACGGCATGTTCCAGGGCATGCCGAGCCCCTTCGGCGCGCTGACGGTGGTCTCGATCGTGCTGCTGGAGCTGCCCTTCATCCCCACGCTGCTCGCCATCATCGGCGTCGCGTGGCTGATGGTCAGCCGGGTCGAGTACCCGAAACCGCGGGGTGTCCTCGCGGTGGCCATGCTCGCCTGGATCGTGGGCGCGATGGGGCTGCTGGCGGCCTGGGCGTTCGACGCCCCCGGCGGCCAGGTGCTGCTCGCGACCGGCTGTGCGCTCCAGGTCGTCATGGGCGCGGTCATCCCGCTCTTCGCGACGGCGCGGCGCGTGAACACGTTCCGCGACAACCGGCGCGAGGCGCGTGCGGCGCAGCTGCCGTAG
- the ccrA gene encoding crotonyl-CoA carboxylase/reductase, whose amino-acid sequence MKEILDAIQSQDSTAADIAALSIPESYRAVTVHKDEAEMFAGVASRDKDPRKSLHVEDVPVPELGPGEALVAVMASSVNYNSVWTSIFEPVSTFGFLERYGKLSDLSKRHDLPYHVIGSDLAGVVLRTGPGVNAWKPGDEVVAHCLSVELESSDGHNDTMLDPEQRIWGFETNFGGLAEIALVKSNQLMPKPDHLSWEEAAAPGLVNSTAYRQLVSRNGAGMKQGDNVLIWGASGGLGSYATQFALAGGANPICVVSSDQKADICRSMGAEAIIDRNAEGYKFWKDEHTQDPKEWKRFGKRIRDLTGGEDIDIVFEHPGRETFGASVYVTRKGGTITTCASTSGYMHEYDNRYLWMSLKRIIGSHFANYREAWEANRLISKGKIHPTLSKVYSLEDTGQAAYDVHRNLHQGKVGVLALAPREGLGVRNHELREQHIDAINRFRNI is encoded by the coding sequence GTGAAGGAAATCCTGGACGCGATCCAGTCGCAGGACAGCACCGCCGCAGACATCGCGGCCCTGTCCATCCCCGAGTCGTACCGCGCGGTGACCGTGCACAAGGACGAGGCCGAGATGTTCGCCGGCGTCGCCAGCCGGGACAAGGACCCCCGCAAGTCCCTCCACGTCGAGGACGTGCCGGTGCCCGAGCTCGGGCCGGGCGAGGCCCTGGTCGCGGTCATGGCCAGCTCGGTCAACTACAACTCCGTCTGGACCTCGATCTTCGAGCCGGTCTCGACCTTCGGCTTCCTGGAGCGGTACGGCAAGCTCAGCGACCTCAGCAAGCGCCACGACCTCCCGTACCACGTCATCGGCTCCGACCTCGCGGGCGTCGTCCTGCGCACCGGCCCCGGCGTGAACGCCTGGAAGCCCGGCGACGAGGTCGTCGCGCACTGCCTGTCCGTCGAGCTGGAGTCCTCCGACGGCCACAACGACACGATGCTCGACCCCGAGCAGCGCATCTGGGGCTTCGAGACCAACTTCGGCGGCCTGGCGGAGATCGCACTCGTCAAGTCCAACCAGCTGATGCCCAAGCCCGACCACCTCAGCTGGGAGGAGGCGGCGGCCCCCGGCCTGGTCAACTCGACGGCGTACCGCCAGCTCGTCTCGCGCAACGGCGCCGGCATGAAGCAGGGCGACAACGTGCTGATCTGGGGCGCGAGCGGCGGACTCGGTTCGTACGCCACCCAGTTCGCGCTGGCCGGCGGCGCCAACCCGATCTGTGTCGTGTCCAGCGACCAGAAGGCGGACATCTGCCGTTCGATGGGCGCCGAGGCGATCATCGACCGCAACGCCGAGGGCTACAAGTTCTGGAAGGACGAGCACACCCAGGACCCCAAGGAGTGGAAGCGCTTCGGCAAGCGCATCCGGGATCTGACGGGCGGCGAGGACATCGACATCGTCTTCGAGCACCCGGGCCGCGAGACCTTCGGCGCGTCCGTGTACGTCACCCGCAAGGGCGGCACGATCACCACCTGCGCCTCGACCTCGGGCTACATGCACGAGTACGACAACCGCTACCTGTGGATGTCGCTGAAGCGCATCATCGGCTCGCACTTCGCCAACTACCGCGAGGCGTGGGAGGCCAACCGCCTCATCTCCAAGGGCAAGATCCACCCGACGCTGTCGAAGGTGTACTCGCTGGAGGACACCGGCCAGGCCGCGTACGACGTCCACCGCAACCTGCACCAGGGCAAGGTCGGCGTGCTGGCACTGGCACCGCGCGAGGGTCTCGGTGTCCGTAACCACGAACTGCGCGAGCAGCACATCGACGCCATCAACCGCTTCCGGAACATCTGA
- a CDS encoding acyl-CoA dehydrogenase family protein: MARLAQTAGLTDIQQEILATVRNFVDKEIIPVATELEHRDEYPTEIVEGLKELGLFGLMIPEEYGGLGESLLTYALCVEEIARGWMSVSGIINTHFIVAYMLKQHGTQEQKDTFLPRMALGEVRGAFSMSEPALGSDVSAITSKGVKDGDEYVLNGQKMWLTNGGSSTLVAVLCRSDEGLPEGTAPHKQMTTFLVEKEPGFGEVRPGLTIPGKIDKMGYKGVDTTELIMDGLRIPANRVLGGTTGRGFYQMMDGVEVGRVNVAARGCGVAQRAFELGVSYAQQRHTFGKPIAQHQAIQFKLADMATKVEAAHAMMVNAARKKDSGERNDLEAGMAKYLASEYCKEVVEDAFRIHGGYGFSKEYEIERLYREAPMLLIGEGTAEIQKMIIGRRLLEEYRFQG; the protein is encoded by the coding sequence ATGGCCCGTCTCGCCCAGACCGCCGGTCTGACCGACATCCAGCAGGAGATCCTGGCCACGGTCAGGAACTTCGTCGACAAGGAGATCATTCCTGTCGCGACCGAGCTCGAGCACCGTGACGAGTACCCGACGGAGATCGTCGAGGGCCTCAAGGAGCTCGGACTCTTCGGGCTGATGATCCCCGAGGAGTACGGCGGCCTGGGTGAGTCCCTTCTCACGTACGCGCTGTGCGTCGAGGAGATAGCTCGTGGCTGGATGAGCGTCTCCGGGATCATCAACACCCACTTCATCGTGGCGTACATGCTCAAGCAGCACGGCACCCAGGAGCAGAAGGACACGTTCCTGCCGCGCATGGCGCTGGGCGAGGTCCGGGGCGCGTTCTCGATGTCGGAGCCGGCGCTCGGCTCGGACGTGTCGGCGATCACGTCGAAGGGCGTGAAGGACGGCGACGAGTACGTCCTCAACGGCCAGAAGATGTGGCTGACGAACGGCGGCTCGTCCACGCTCGTCGCCGTCCTGTGCCGCAGTGACGAGGGTCTCCCCGAGGGCACGGCCCCGCACAAGCAGATGACGACCTTCCTGGTGGAGAAGGAGCCCGGCTTCGGCGAGGTGCGTCCGGGGCTGACGATCCCCGGGAAGATCGACAAGATGGGTTACAAGGGCGTCGACACCACCGAACTGATCATGGACGGCCTGCGCATTCCGGCCAATCGTGTACTCGGTGGGACAACCGGCCGAGGATTTTACCAAATGATGGACGGCGTCGAGGTCGGCCGCGTCAATGTGGCGGCGCGTGGTTGCGGTGTGGCGCAGCGTGCGTTCGAACTGGGTGTCTCGTATGCCCAGCAACGTCATACTTTCGGAAAGCCGATCGCTCAGCATCAGGCCATTCAGTTCAAGCTGGCCGACATGGCTACCAAGGTCGAGGCCGCCCATGCGATGATGGTGAACGCAGCGCGCAAAAAGGACTCCGGGGAACGAAACGACCTAGAGGCAGGGATGGCGAAGTACCTCGCCTCCGAATACTGCAAGGAGGTCGTCGAGGACGCCTTCCGTATCCATGGCGGCTACGGGTTCTCGAAGGAGTACGAGATCGAGCGTCTCTACCGTGAGGCGCCGATGCTGCTCATCGGTGAAGGTACCGCCGAGATCCAGAAAATGATCATTGGTCGGCGACTCCTCGAAGAGTACCGGTTCCAGGGCTGA
- a CDS encoding protein meaA, which produces MGERRKDRPWLMRTYAGHSTAEASNELYRNNLAKGQTGLSVAFDLPTQTGYDPDHILARGEVGRVGVPVSHLGDMRRLFQDIPLEQMNTSMTINATAMWLLAMYQVVAEEQGADITKLQGTTQNDIVKEYLSRGTHVFPPVPSLRLTTDMITYTVNHIPKWNPINICSYHLQEAGATPVQEIAYAMSTAIAVLDAVRDSGQVPPEKFGDVVARISFFVNAGVRFVEEMCKMRAFGRIWDKVTRERYGIENEKQRRFRYGVQVNSLGLTEAQPENNVQRIVLEMLAVTLSKDARARAVQLPAWNEALGLPRPWDQQWSLRIQQVLALESDLLEYEDIFAGSHVIEAKVEALIAESFAEMDRIAEMGGAMTAVESGYLKSQLVSSHAERRARIESGEEKIVGVNCYESTAPSPLTADLDGAIMTVDPANEARVVAKLHEWRDNRDDARASEALAALKKAAAGTENLMAATVECARAGVTTGEWSWALRDVFGEFRAPTGVSSAPVAVTAEAGTPLAVVREKVARTAEALGSGRLRLLVGKPGLDGHSNGAEQIAVRARDAGFEVVYQGIRLTPEQIVSAALAEDVHCVGLSILSGSHAELVPDVLVRLREAGAADIPVIAGGIIPPADAEQLRAAGVAAVFTPKDFGITEIIGRIVDEIRKANKLDPLEVSA; this is translated from the coding sequence ATGGGCGAGCGTCGGAAGGACCGGCCCTGGCTCATGCGGACGTACGCCGGTCACTCGACCGCCGAGGCGTCCAACGAGCTGTACCGCAACAACCTCGCCAAGGGCCAGACCGGCCTGTCGGTCGCGTTCGACCTTCCGACGCAGACCGGCTACGACCCCGACCACATCCTCGCCCGCGGCGAGGTCGGCCGGGTCGGGGTCCCGGTCTCCCATCTCGGTGACATGCGGCGCCTGTTCCAGGACATCCCCCTGGAGCAGATGAACACCTCGATGACCATCAACGCCACCGCCATGTGGCTGCTGGCGATGTATCAGGTGGTCGCGGAGGAGCAGGGCGCCGACATCACCAAGCTCCAGGGGACGACGCAGAACGACATCGTCAAGGAGTACCTGTCGCGCGGGACTCACGTCTTCCCGCCGGTGCCCAGCCTGCGCCTGACGACGGACATGATCACCTACACGGTGAACCACATCCCCAAGTGGAACCCGATCAACATCTGTAGCTACCACCTCCAGGAGGCCGGCGCCACGCCCGTCCAGGAGATCGCGTACGCCATGAGCACGGCGATAGCCGTCCTCGACGCCGTACGGGACAGCGGACAGGTGCCGCCGGAGAAGTTCGGGGACGTGGTCGCCCGTATCTCCTTCTTCGTGAACGCGGGCGTCCGCTTCGTCGAGGAGATGTGCAAGATGCGCGCCTTCGGCCGCATCTGGGACAAGGTCACCCGCGAGCGCTACGGCATCGAGAACGAGAAGCAGCGCCGCTTCCGCTACGGCGTGCAGGTCAACTCGCTGGGCCTCACCGAGGCGCAGCCGGAGAACAACGTCCAGCGCATCGTCCTGGAGATGCTGGCCGTCACCCTCTCCAAGGACGCCCGCGCCCGCGCCGTGCAGCTCCCCGCCTGGAACGAGGCGCTGGGCCTGCCCCGCCCCTGGGACCAGCAGTGGTCGCTGCGCATCCAGCAGGTGCTCGCGCTGGAGAGCGACCTGCTGGAGTACGAGGACATCTTCGCGGGGTCGCACGTCATCGAGGCCAAGGTGGAGGCGCTGATCGCCGAGTCCTTCGCCGAGATGGACCGCATCGCGGAGATGGGCGGCGCGATGACCGCCGTCGAGTCCGGCTACCTCAAGTCGCAGCTCGTCTCCTCGCACGCGGAGCGCCGCGCCCGCATCGAGTCGGGCGAGGAGAAGATCGTCGGCGTCAACTGCTACGAGTCGACCGCGCCCAGCCCGCTCACCGCGGACCTGGACGGCGCGATCATGACGGTCGACCCGGCCAACGAGGCCCGCGTCGTCGCCAAGCTCCACGAGTGGCGCGACAACCGCGACGACGCCCGCGCCTCCGAGGCCCTGGCGGCCCTCAAGAAGGCCGCCGCGGGCACCGAGAACCTGATGGCCGCCACCGTCGAGTGCGCCCGCGCGGGCGTCACCACCGGCGAGTGGTCGTGGGCCCTGCGCGACGTCTTCGGCGAGTTCCGCGCGCCGACGGGTGTGAGCAGCGCTCCGGTCGCCGTCACCGCGGAGGCGGGCACCCCGCTCGCCGTCGTACGGGAGAAGGTGGCCCGTACGGCCGAGGCCCTCGGCTCGGGGCGGCTGCGGCTGCTGGTCGGCAAGCCCGGCCTGGACGGGCACTCCAACGGCGCCGAGCAGATCGCCGTACGGGCCCGCGACGCGGGCTTCGAGGTGGTCTACCAGGGCATCCGGCTGACGCCCGAGCAGATCGTGAGCGCCGCCCTCGCGGAGGACGTGCACTGCGTCGGTCTTTCCATCCTGTCCGGCTCGCACGCCGAGCTGGTGCCGGACGTTCTCGTACGGCTGCGCGAGGCCGGCGCGGCCGACATTCCGGTGATCGCGGGCGGAATCATCCCCCCGGCGGACGCCGAGCAACTGCGGGCTGCCGGAGTGGCCGCAGTTTTTACCCCTAAGGACTTCGGCATCACGGAGATCATCGGCCGTATCGTCGACGAGATCCGGAAAGCGAACAAGCTCGACCCTCTGGAGGTCTCCGCATGA
- a CDS encoding branched-chain amino acid ABC transporter permease yields the protein MSDPIKRLRRPALWTAGAVLLLALPFYLDRFWLQAGLFAMAAAIGAIGLNLLTGSTGQLSMGHAFFLAVGAYGYCVFAGDSTGTLTGLNLPSWLAAVLAVALAGVAGGLFSPIAGRLQGAYLGIATLALIFIGQHVLFNAHGLTGGFNGRDVPPLSLFGITFDESELLVAAVPFGSAEKLWYVALLALAGCALFARGVLRGRPGRAMNAIRDHRIAAGVMGVPVARYRAGVFVLSSMYAGLAGVLLALVFQRTVPEYFGMILSLEYLAMIVIGGLGSVAGAVVGAVFVSLLPQLLTRYSDALPLVSAPGTGGVAPGEASRYLYGAAVVAVVLFLPGGLVRPVFRRRRTTTSEESP from the coding sequence GTGTCTGATCCGATCAAGCGGCTGCGCCGCCCGGCGCTGTGGACCGCCGGAGCGGTCCTGCTCCTCGCGCTGCCCTTCTACCTCGACCGCTTCTGGCTCCAGGCCGGACTCTTCGCGATGGCCGCCGCCATCGGCGCCATCGGCCTCAACCTGCTGACCGGCTCGACCGGCCAGCTCTCCATGGGCCACGCCTTCTTCCTCGCCGTCGGGGCGTACGGCTACTGCGTCTTCGCCGGGGACTCCACCGGCACGCTCACCGGCCTGAACCTCCCCAGCTGGCTCGCGGCCGTACTGGCCGTGGCGCTCGCCGGGGTCGCCGGCGGCCTCTTCAGCCCCATCGCCGGGCGCCTCCAGGGCGCGTACCTCGGCATCGCCACCCTCGCGCTGATCTTCATCGGCCAGCACGTGCTCTTCAACGCCCACGGCCTGACCGGCGGCTTCAACGGCCGCGACGTCCCCCCGCTCAGCCTCTTCGGCATCACCTTCGACGAATCCGAGCTCCTGGTGGCCGCCGTGCCCTTCGGCAGCGCCGAGAAGCTCTGGTACGTCGCCCTGCTCGCCCTCGCCGGCTGCGCGCTCTTCGCCCGCGGCGTGCTGCGCGGGCGCCCCGGACGGGCCATGAACGCCATCCGCGACCACCGCATCGCAGCGGGGGTCATGGGGGTCCCGGTGGCACGCTACCGGGCCGGGGTGTTCGTCCTGTCCTCCATGTACGCGGGCCTGGCGGGCGTCCTGCTCGCGCTCGTCTTCCAGCGGACCGTGCCGGAGTACTTCGGCATGATCCTGTCCCTCGAATACCTCGCCATGATCGTCATCGGCGGTCTCGGCTCGGTCGCGGGAGCGGTGGTGGGAGCCGTCTTCGTCTCCCTGCTGCCCCAGCTCCTCACCCGGTACAGCGACGCCCTGCCCCTCGTCTCCGCCCCCGGTACGGGCGGGGTCGCACCGGGTGAGGCGTCCCGGTACCTCTACGGCGCCGCCGTTGTCGCGGTGGTGCTCTTCCTGCCGGGCGGCCTGGTGCGGCCGGTCTTCCGGCGTCGCAGGACAACAACCTCAGAGGAGTCACCATGA
- a CDS encoding phosphatidylserine decarboxylase, producing the protein MPHSQTSAPRDGLLKGRLARGASPWLLPTVATAAISLARARKSGRWAAVAVPTTALAAGMLWFFRDPEREITQGRVISPADGVVQSIMPWKDGRTRVAIFMSPLNVHVNRAPLAGTVTSVEHIPGGFVPAFNKESENNERVVWHFDTELGDIEMIQIAGAVARRIVPYVPQGTKVEQGERIGLIRFGSRVDIYLPEGVEVDVEVGQVTTAGVTRIDRD; encoded by the coding sequence ATGCCCCACAGCCAAACCTCTGCACCACGCGACGGCCTCCTCAAGGGACGCCTTGCTCGCGGAGCATCGCCGTGGCTTCTGCCGACCGTCGCCACCGCGGCGATCAGCCTCGCCCGGGCCCGCAAGTCCGGCCGCTGGGCTGCCGTCGCCGTGCCCACCACCGCGCTCGCGGCGGGCATGCTGTGGTTCTTCCGCGACCCCGAGCGCGAGATCACTCAGGGCCGGGTCATCTCCCCGGCCGACGGAGTGGTGCAGAGCATCATGCCGTGGAAGGACGGACGTACCCGCGTCGCGATCTTCATGAGCCCGCTGAACGTCCACGTCAACCGTGCCCCCCTCGCGGGCACGGTGACGTCGGTCGAGCACATCCCCGGCGGGTTCGTACCGGCGTTCAACAAGGAGAGCGAGAACAACGAGCGCGTTGTCTGGCACTTCGACACCGAGCTCGGTGACATCGAGATGATCCAGATCGCCGGCGCCGTGGCGCGCCGCATCGTCCCATACGTCCCCCAGGGCACGAAGGTCGAGCAGGGCGAGCGCATCGGACTGATCCGCTTCGGCTCGCGCGTCGACATCTACCTCCCCGAGGGTGTCGAGGTCGATGTCGAGGTCGGTCAGGTCACCACCGCGGGGGTGACTCGAATTGACCGTGACTGA
- a CDS encoding MaoC family dehydratase has translation MQFGRTYEEFEVGAVYKHWPGKTVTEYDDHLFCLLTMNHHPLHMDSNYAEKTTDFGKNVVVGNYIYSLLLGMSVPDVSGKAIANLEVESLKHIAPTFHGDTIYGETTVLDKTPSKSKSDRGIVYVETKGYKQDGTVVCVFRRKVMVPTETYIKERGGEQPGRPEPKVQGK, from the coding sequence ATGCAGTTCGGACGCACTTACGAGGAGTTCGAGGTCGGCGCGGTCTACAAGCACTGGCCCGGAAAGACGGTCACGGAGTACGACGACCACCTCTTCTGCCTGCTGACCATGAACCACCACCCGCTGCACATGGACAGCAACTACGCCGAGAAGACGACCGACTTCGGCAAGAACGTCGTCGTCGGCAACTACATCTACTCGCTGCTGCTCGGCATGTCGGTCCCGGACGTGTCCGGGAAGGCCATCGCCAACCTGGAGGTCGAGTCGCTCAAGCACATCGCGCCGACCTTCCACGGCGACACGATCTACGGCGAGACGACCGTCCTCGACAAGACGCCGTCGAAGTCCAAGAGCGACCGGGGCATCGTCTACGTCGAGACGAAGGGCTACAAGCAGGACGGCACCGTCGTCTGCGTGTTCCGGCGCAAGGTGATGGTCCCGACCGAGACGTACATCAAGGAGCGCGGCGGCGAGCAGCCCGGCCGCCCGGAGCCGAAGGTGCAGGGGAAGTAA